In a genomic window of Candidatus Bathyarchaeota archaeon:
- a CDS encoding PQQ-binding-like beta-propeller repeat protein — protein MKRTAICQILITFIIFFCVLASVAFAAQTPEAWPMFHADLSHTGYSASSAPKSNQTLWAFNTGGQMGSPTVVDGVVFVGSYDHKIYAFNASNGAVIWSYLTGGIVISQPAVVAGVVYVGSEDHNLYALRVQDGTKIWNYTTGYYVDCDPLVANGVVYFGSEDNHIYALNADTGAYIWSYQTGDKIMLSSPALCDGVLFIGSQDGNSTR, from the coding sequence ATGAAAAGAACAGCAATCTGCCAAATTTTGATAACTTTCATAATATTTTTTTGCGTTTTAGCAAGCGTTGCCTTTGCGGCGCAAACCCCCGAGGCTTGGCCCATGTTTCACGCTGACCTTAGCCATACAGGCTACTCCGCATCTTCGGCGCCAAAGAGTAATCAGACTTTGTGGGCGTTTAACACGGGGGGACAGATGGGTTCCCCTACCGTCGTCGACGGAGTAGTGTTTGTGGGTTCTTATGACCACAAAATCTACGCTTTCAACGCCTCCAACGGAGCAGTTATCTGGAGCTACCTAACGGGTGGAATAGTAATTTCCCAGCCCGCTGTTGTCGCGGGGGTGGTTTATGTGGGTTCTGAGGACCACAACCTCTATGCCCTCCGCGTCCAAGACGGAACCAAAATCTGGAACTATACAACTGGCTACTATGTGGACTGCGACCCCCTCGTAGCAAACGGCGTCGTCTATTTTGGTTCAGAGGACAACCACATTTACGCCCTCAACGCAGACACCGGTGCCTACATCTGGAGTTACCAAACAGGCGACAAAATTATGCTCTCCTCACCCGCCCTATGCGACGGTGTCCTCTTCATCGGTTCTCAAGACGGCAACTCTACGCGCTAA
- a CDS encoding PQQ-like beta-propeller repeat protein has product MRRCPLHRFSRRQLYALNATDGTQVWSYQTSHQVVSSPACSGGLVFVASADGSLYALDASNGTSVWNYITGGPIYSSPTVTDGLVYFGSQDGALYALNLSDGAEAWSYPTGGAVASAPTVAGGLVYFGSQNNNLYSLDASTGALQWTYRVCDIVISRPAVADGVVFFGSFDGSFYALNANDGGVPLELRYRQQNRLFPYSCGWRGVFRFA; this is encoded by the coding sequence ATGCGACGGTGTCCTCTTCATCGGTTCTCAAGACGGCAACTCTACGCGCTAAACGCCACCGACGGCACACAAGTCTGGAGTTACCAAACAAGCCATCAGGTGGTGTCCTCTCCAGCCTGTAGCGGCGGCTTGGTGTTTGTGGCTTCAGCGGATGGCTCCCTCTACGCTTTAGACGCCTCAAATGGCACCTCAGTTTGGAACTACATTACAGGCGGACCCATCTATTCTTCGCCCACCGTAACTGACGGGTTAGTCTATTTTGGATCCCAAGACGGTGCCCTCTACGCCTTAAACTTGTCCGATGGGGCAGAAGCTTGGAGTTACCCAACTGGCGGTGCGGTTGCATCTGCCCCCACAGTGGCTGGCGGCTTGGTTTATTTTGGTTCCCAAAACAATAATCTCTACTCACTTGACGCTTCAACTGGCGCTTTGCAGTGGACTTACAGGGTATGCGACATAGTGATTAGCCGCCCAGCAGTTGCTGACGGCGTCGTGTTTTTTGGTTCATTTGACGGCAGCTTCTACGCGTTAAACGCCAACGATGGGGGGGTACCTTTGGAGCTACGCTACAGGCAGCAAAATCGACTCTTCCCCTACAGTTGTGGGTGGCGTGGTGTTTTTCGGTTCGCATGA
- a CDS encoding PQQ-binding-like beta-propeller repeat protein, translated as MGGYLWSYATGSKIDSSPTVVGGVVFFGSHDGKVDALNASTGLMIDTELHGQLVWSYQTQDMIMFSAPAVVDGVVYVGSYDDNVYALNATDGSYLWSYRTGDPVVSSPAVVDGVVYVGSDDHKVYAIDASNGGLIWSYLTGGEVASSPAVADGAVYFGSYDGNMYALDASLGDCLWLYETGGMIVSSPAVADGRIFVGSYNHVLYAFGSLADQQSSVLPFTTLAVAIVVGVVFLGLVWLVLSRKKSEATSAVS; from the coding sequence ATGGGGGGGTACCTTTGGAGCTACGCTACAGGCAGCAAAATCGACTCTTCCCCTACAGTTGTGGGTGGCGTGGTGTTTTTCGGTTCGCATGATGGCAAAGTGGATGCCCTGAATGCTTCGACGGGGCTAATGATTGATACGGAGTTGCATGGGCAACTGGTTTGGAGCTACCAAACGCAGGATATGATTATGTTTTCGGCGCCAGCAGTGGTTGACGGCGTGGTTTATGTGGGCTCCTACGATGACAACGTTTATGCGCTTAACGCCACCGACGGAAGCTACCTCTGGAGTTACCGCACGGGTGACCCTGTTGTGTCTTCGCCTGCCGTTGTGGATGGCGTGGTTTATGTGGGTTCAGATGACCACAAAGTCTATGCGATAGACGCCTCCAACGGCGGGCTCATCTGGTCTTATTTGACAGGCGGCGAAGTCGCTTCTTCACCTGCTGTGGCAGACGGAGCCGTCTATTTTGGTTCCTATGACGGTAACATGTATGCGCTTGACGCTTCCCTTGGTGACTGCCTCTGGCTCTACGAGACGGGTGGTATGATTGTGTCTTCGCCTGCAGTAGCCGACGGCAGGATTTTTGTGGGCTCCTACAATCACGTACTATACGCGTTTGGCTCGTTAGCTGACCAGCAATCCTCTGTCTTGCCTTTTACAACGTTAGCGGTTGCTATTGTTGTGGGCGTTGTCTTTTTGGGGCTTGTTTGGCTGGTTCTGTCACGGAAAAAATCTGAAGCGACATCCGCTGTTAGTTAA
- a CDS encoding PQQ-binding-like beta-propeller repeat protein, with the protein MNKHPKTLIFALTLMFLMALSLFALPEVNAHDPPWTKNTWMYVAVSPSPVGVGQQVLITWWTDLLPQTAVGAYGDRWKGVTITVTAPDGTNQTLGPFTSDPVGGGYVTFTPNEAGVYKIQSHFPGHTYTGEPAPPPPQAPRGTAYIGDILLPSDSEVVDLEVQEAPLSFLPDTPLPTDYWQRPINAENRQWNAIAGNWVGGSAYANNPTMPSTNINYYSTGPETAHIIWTKPWVFGGIVDGQFSTNSYYDGLSYERLWVNPLIIQGNLYVNQMQPPRYGWYCYDLQTGEEKWFQNSTGPLLPNIGPSGTSHVPSGAYPYLSFGQIYAYDSPNQHGALAYLWSTYTDPNNGTNIWQMYDAWTGNWILNMNGVPSSGVAFAPSTQITAADGSLLIYNYNSQAGWLTLWNSSKVITYKPVYTANEDWMWRPALGATYNATIGYEWNVTAPKGLGSINYVFEDRVIGTYGQSSFAYGTTSYGYWSMSLEPGREGTLNWRKDYTSPPIQNATMYLGPASLEDGIFTEWVKETRTWTGYDLDTGNKVWGPTESEDPYNMYGRGTNNAVIYNHKLLTYGYDGILRCYDVLTGDLLWDEPTESGGIDSYFDHGRYPLSLGAVADDKIYLFSSEHSPSKPLWKGSKLRCVDIESGETLWAADHWGNVPIIADGILVDLNNYDGQITAYSKGPTETTITASPKVSTYGDSVLIEGTITDISAGTSQNEQAKRFPQGVPAMSDESMTEWMAYVYHQQPMPTNLTGVEVKLETVDPNGNFYQIGTTTSDADGMFKYLFTPEVPGEYTLIASFDGSKAYYSSYSQTAIGVTDAPSPTPEPAVAAPSMADLYLIPGIVIIVVAIAVVGALILISLRKRP; encoded by the coding sequence ATGAATAAACACCCTAAAACCTTGATTTTTGCTTTGACTTTGATGTTCCTGATGGCATTGTCCCTTTTTGCTCTGCCTGAAGTGAACGCTCATGACCCTCCGTGGACAAAAAATACTTGGATGTACGTTGCAGTCTCTCCTAGCCCAGTTGGTGTTGGTCAACAGGTCCTCATTACCTGGTGGACTGACCTCCTACCGCAAACAGCAGTCGGTGCATACGGTGACAGATGGAAAGGCGTAACAATAACAGTAACAGCCCCTGACGGTACCAATCAAACTCTTGGTCCATTCACCTCTGACCCTGTCGGAGGCGGATACGTAACCTTCACGCCAAACGAAGCTGGCGTGTATAAAATACAAAGCCACTTCCCTGGACATACCTATACTGGCGAACCCGCACCTCCTCCACCTCAAGCGCCCCGCGGCACTGCATATATAGGCGACATTTTATTACCCAGCGACAGTGAAGTAGTCGACCTCGAAGTACAAGAGGCACCCTTATCATTTCTACCCGACACACCACTGCCAACTGACTACTGGCAAAGACCAATAAACGCTGAAAACCGCCAATGGAACGCAATAGCTGGTAATTGGGTCGGCGGCAGTGCATATGCAAACAACCCAACAATGCCCAGCACTAACATTAACTATTACAGCACTGGACCTGAAACTGCCCACATCATATGGACTAAGCCATGGGTATTCGGCGGCATCGTTGACGGACAGTTTAGTACAAACAGCTACTACGACGGCTTATCATACGAACGGCTATGGGTTAACCCCCTGATTATCCAAGGCAACCTCTACGTTAACCAAATGCAACCACCCCGATACGGCTGGTACTGCTATGACCTGCAAACAGGCGAAGAAAAATGGTTCCAAAACAGCACAGGCCCTCTGTTACCCAATATTGGACCCTCAGGGACATCTCACGTACCTTCCGGTGCATACCCCTACCTGTCATTTGGTCAAATCTACGCCTATGATTCACCCAACCAACACGGCGCATTAGCATATCTGTGGTCAACTTACACTGACCCTAACAACGGCACTAACATTTGGCAGATGTATGATGCTTGGACAGGAAACTGGATACTCAACATGAATGGCGTACCTTCATCCGGTGTTGCATTTGCACCCTCTACACAAATCACAGCAGCAGACGGAAGCCTCCTCATATACAACTACAACTCTCAAGCTGGCTGGCTAACTCTTTGGAACTCCAGTAAAGTAATCACATACAAACCCGTTTACACTGCAAACGAAGACTGGATGTGGCGACCTGCTCTTGGCGCAACTTACAACGCAACCATTGGATACGAATGGAACGTAACAGCACCTAAAGGACTCGGCAGCATCAACTACGTCTTTGAAGACCGCGTCATCGGCACCTATGGGCAATCATCCTTCGCATACGGCACTACCTCTTACGGTTACTGGTCAATGAGCCTCGAACCCGGAAGAGAAGGCACACTGAACTGGCGAAAAGACTACACCTCACCTCCAATCCAAAACGCCACAATGTATCTGGGACCCGCCAGCTTAGAAGATGGTATCTTTACTGAATGGGTCAAAGAAACAAGAACATGGACAGGCTACGACCTTGACACAGGCAACAAAGTCTGGGGCCCCACAGAATCTGAAGACCCCTACAACATGTATGGTCGAGGCACCAACAACGCAGTAATCTACAACCACAAACTCTTAACTTACGGATATGATGGCATCTTACGTTGCTACGACGTTCTTACTGGCGACTTACTCTGGGATGAACCGACTGAAAGCGGCGGAATTGATTCCTACTTTGACCACGGACGCTACCCACTCTCATTAGGCGCTGTTGCAGACGACAAAATCTACCTCTTCTCTAGCGAGCACTCGCCAAGCAAGCCTCTATGGAAAGGCTCCAAGCTACGCTGCGTTGACATCGAATCCGGAGAAACACTCTGGGCTGCTGACCACTGGGGCAACGTTCCAATAATCGCTGACGGTATCCTAGTCGACCTAAACAACTATGATGGACAGATAACTGCTTACAGCAAAGGACCCACCGAGACAACCATTACCGCTTCACCAAAGGTTTCAACCTATGGCGATAGCGTGTTAATCGAGGGCACCATAACTGACATATCCGCTGGCACATCACAAAATGAACAAGCCAAACGGTTCCCGCAAGGCGTCCCCGCAATGTCTGATGAATCCATGACTGAATGGATGGCATATGTTTACCACCAACAACCGATGCCTACAAACCTGACTGGCGTTGAAGTTAAACTTGAAACTGTAGATCCCAACGGTAACTTCTATCAAATCGGCACAACCACAAGCGACGCAGACGGTATGTTCAAGTACCTATTCACACCCGAAGTCCCCGGCGAATACACTCTCATCGCAAGCTTCGACGGTTCAAAAGCCTACTACAGTTCATACTCGCAAACCGCAATTGGCGTAACTGATGCTCCATCACCCACACCTGAACCAGCTGTCGCTGCGCCATCTATGGCTGACCTATACCTGATTCCGGGCATAGTCATCATCGTCGTCGCAATCGCTGTCGTCGGCGCTTTGATACTGATTTCGCTGAGAAAAAGACCCTAA
- a CDS encoding CBS domain-containing protein: MSEIGLRTKMLVKDIMSSPVVTMDEDETANKAAASMDMNELGAVIVQNKAAKSIGIITERDLVIRVVAKNLKPDTVKAKEVMTTPLVTIEPEATISDAARRMTRLDIRRLGVIYKGNLVGIVSSKDILGVMPELLEIMQERVRIEGQSHSEENLEVPLSGYCDRCNAYSENLKERNGQNICDECRIELEQEK; encoded by the coding sequence ATGTCTGAAATTGGGTTAAGAACCAAGATGCTGGTCAAAGATATAATGAGCAGCCCCGTTGTAACCATGGACGAAGACGAAACCGCCAACAAAGCCGCCGCAAGCATGGACATGAACGAGTTAGGCGCAGTCATAGTCCAAAACAAAGCAGCCAAATCCATCGGCATCATAACCGAACGCGACCTCGTCATACGCGTCGTCGCCAAAAACCTCAAACCTGACACTGTAAAAGCCAAAGAAGTCATGACTACCCCACTGGTGACTATAGAACCCGAAGCCACCATAAGTGACGCTGCCCGACGCATGACCCGACTAGACATCAGACGATTAGGCGTCATCTACAAAGGCAACCTTGTCGGCATTGTTTCAAGCAAAGACATCTTAGGCGTCATGCCTGAACTCCTCGAAATCATGCAGGAACGCGTCCGAATCGAAGGTCAATCACACTCCGAAGAAAACCTTGAAGTTCCGCTTTCAGGCTACTGCGACCGCTGCAACGCCTACTCCGAGAACCTCAAGGAACGCAACGGACAAAACATCTGCGACGAATGCCGCATCGAACTCGAACAAGAAAAGTAA
- a CDS encoding DUF4438 domain-containing protein: MLKINADKLIKISVIGEVASPTIRNVYNVSATGKPVVYPGVGGVTYNLRVGDPACGWEADHVEPAASIENKENDARFGQAPNTALNVLSCVGNQATVISGEAKGAKGTVTGKHGGIEHVLVDFPLETLELLAPGDKVLVKAYGTGLKLLDYPNIKVLNMDPALLAAWNPASNGDKLMVPVTHIVPAAIMGSGLGANQVNSGDYDIQLFDEGVVEQYELGNLRLGDLVAIIDADHSYGRIFRTGAVSVGVVVHTNCVSAGHGPGVTTLMTSADGKIVPQLNRAANIASLLKLRADI; this comes from the coding sequence GTGCTCAAAATCAACGCTGATAAACTCATAAAAATCTCTGTAATCGGCGAAGTCGCTAGCCCCACTATTCGCAACGTCTACAACGTTTCCGCCACTGGCAAACCCGTTGTGTACCCTGGCGTAGGTGGAGTAACCTATAACCTGCGCGTCGGCGACCCAGCTTGCGGTTGGGAAGCAGACCACGTAGAACCCGCTGCAAGCATAGAAAACAAAGAAAACGACGCCCGCTTCGGACAAGCCCCCAACACCGCCCTAAACGTGCTCTCATGCGTCGGCAACCAAGCCACCGTAATCAGCGGCGAAGCCAAAGGCGCCAAAGGCACCGTTACTGGCAAACATGGCGGCATTGAGCATGTGTTGGTTGATTTTCCTTTAGAAACTTTGGAGTTGCTTGCGCCTGGCGATAAGGTTTTGGTGAAAGCTTATGGTACAGGTCTAAAACTGTTAGATTACCCCAACATTAAGGTTCTCAACATGGACCCCGCTTTATTGGCTGCTTGGAATCCTGCCTCAAACGGTGACAAGTTGATGGTGCCAGTGACACATATTGTTCCCGCTGCCATCATGGGCTCCGGGTTAGGAGCTAACCAAGTTAACTCAGGCGATTACGATATTCAACTCTTCGACGAAGGCGTGGTGGAGCAGTATGAGTTGGGAAATCTGCGGCTTGGCGATCTGGTTGCCATCATTGATGCTGACCATTCCTATGGTAGGATCTTCCGTACGGGCGCTGTCTCAGTCGGAGTGGTTGTCCATACAAACTGTGTCTCGGCAGGCCACGGACCCGGCGTTACAACACTGATGACATCTGCTGATGGTAAAATTGTTCCTCAATTAAATAGAGCAGCAAACATTGCTTCTCTACTTAAATTAAGGGCAGATATATAA
- a CDS encoding 30S ribosomal protein S26e: MPSKRKSRGRSKGSKGSSSLVQCVNCGAMVPRDKAKRSTRRVSFVEPQLAKELRQKGTFLASWVDTKYYCISCAVHRGIVNVRAESERHSRAPRRRY; encoded by the coding sequence TTGCCATCTAAGCGTAAAAGCCGAGGAAGATCAAAAGGTAGCAAAGGAAGTAGCAGTCTTGTTCAATGTGTAAACTGTGGGGCAATGGTGCCGCGTGATAAGGCAAAGCGATCTACTAGGCGGGTTTCATTTGTTGAACCTCAATTAGCAAAGGAGCTTAGACAAAAAGGTACATTCTTAGCTTCTTGGGTAGACACAAAATACTATTGCATATCTTGTGCTGTGCACCGTGGTATCGTTAACGTCCGAGCCGAAAGCGAACGTCACTCACGAGCCCCCCGAAGAAGATATTAG
- the pgsA gene encoding archaetidylinositol phosphate synthase: MLTKLKKKIQQMLTTEATIAHKIGLTPNRISVVGFILAFASAITYAVTPNQPNWLLLLATLFLLASGFCDTLDGIVARTFGQVSVFGGFFDSVLDRYADAAVYAGIIIAGLCDPVWGLAALAGSVLVSYTRARAEAAGIKMESVGFAERAERMLILAVASIVAFWWLPALGYGIIILAILANFTVIQRVVHVYNVLKKEKARIN; encoded by the coding sequence TTGCTAACCAAACTTAAGAAAAAAATACAACAAATGCTCACCACCGAAGCAACAATCGCACATAAAATAGGACTCACACCCAACCGCATAAGCGTCGTCGGCTTCATCTTAGCATTTGCCTCAGCAATCACCTACGCAGTTACCCCCAACCAGCCCAACTGGCTACTGCTCTTAGCAACCCTGTTTCTGTTAGCCTCAGGATTCTGCGACACCCTCGACGGCATCGTTGCAAGAACCTTTGGGCAAGTCTCTGTGTTCGGTGGCTTCTTTGACTCTGTCCTTGACAGATACGCAGATGCAGCCGTCTACGCGGGCATAATAATCGCGGGACTATGCGACCCTGTCTGGGGCTTAGCAGCGTTGGCAGGCTCAGTGTTGGTTAGTTACACCCGTGCACGTGCAGAAGCGGCCGGTATTAAAATGGAGTCGGTTGGTTTTGCTGAGCGTGCAGAACGAATGCTGATTTTGGCGGTAGCTTCCATTGTGGCGTTTTGGTGGCTGCCAGCGTTAGGCTACGGCATAATCATCTTAGCAATACTTGCAAACTTTACTGTAATACAAAGAGTTGTACATGTTTATAATGTGTTAAAGAAAGAAAAAGCCCGAATAAACTAA
- the albA gene encoding DNA-binding protein Alba, producing MTENADVIFVGNKPPMSYVLAIITSLSSGNLKEITLKARGQAITTAVDVAEIARNRFIKDLKVSKIAIGTAEMPPREGENKSRMVSTMEITLSKKA from the coding sequence ATGACTGAAAATGCAGACGTAATCTTCGTCGGAAACAAACCCCCAATGAGCTATGTTCTGGCTATCATAACAAGCCTCTCCTCAGGCAACCTAAAAGAAATTACCCTCAAAGCAAGAGGCCAGGCAATCACAACCGCTGTTGACGTCGCCGAGATCGCAAGAAACCGGTTTATTAAAGACCTCAAAGTAAGCAAAATCGCTATTGGAACAGCCGAGATGCCACCTCGTGAGGGCGAGAACAAGTCCAGAATGGTTTCCACGATGGAGATAACATTAAGCAAGAAAGCTTAA
- a CDS encoding cation:proton antiporter, with translation MALDSVLTAIVTICILVFSAKVLGEIFSWRKIPSVLGELFAGILLGPYALGSLLVINGTPLIQINEIVRAFGEIGGILILFIAGLEMTFRDFRKVGTAGFVIGTVGVVVPFVMGYGVCVLLGLNTISAMVVGAALVATSISITALVLQELNRCQTKEAHMMISAAVVDDVLGLAILGLLVSFISSSTPITPLNVTFMIGTSLALWLGMTVFSAMVLPRVINLTAKGSEGTMEAAATASCFGASALAAALGLSPIVGAFAAGMAVASSNAIEKIRDYTRKISVVFSPVFFALAGAQFDVSSFLTTDLFFYGFFITIVVVAIISKVVGCGLPAAFFLKNRSKGAKVGYGMISRGEVGLIVAGVAISAGAITQSTYAAILGMIMITTILAPLLLRRSYDKEPPEEETCKSDDPTSRPDYIPTYPLDFHE, from the coding sequence ATGGCTCTAGACTCAGTGCTGACTGCTATCGTAACCATCTGTATACTGGTTTTCTCAGCAAAGGTGCTCGGCGAAATCTTTTCTTGGAGAAAAATCCCCTCCGTGCTCGGCGAATTATTCGCGGGCATACTGCTTGGACCCTACGCCCTCGGCTCCTTATTGGTCATAAACGGGACGCCGCTCATCCAAATTAACGAAATCGTTCGCGCATTCGGCGAGATCGGCGGCATACTTATCCTCTTTATTGCTGGTTTAGAGATGACTTTCCGTGATTTCCGCAAAGTCGGCACCGCTGGCTTTGTCATCGGCACCGTCGGCGTAGTTGTCCCCTTCGTTATGGGGTATGGCGTGTGTGTGCTGTTGGGCTTGAATACCATATCGGCAATGGTTGTCGGGGCCGCCTTAGTTGCCACCAGCATCTCCATAACGGCTCTGGTTCTCCAAGAACTTAACCGCTGCCAAACTAAGGAGGCGCATATGATGATAAGCGCCGCCGTGGTAGATGACGTGCTGGGCTTAGCCATTTTGGGTCTGCTTGTTTCATTCATTTCCTCTTCCACCCCGATAACTCCTTTGAATGTCACGTTTATGATTGGTACCTCTCTTGCGTTATGGTTAGGCATGACAGTATTTTCTGCTATGGTTCTGCCCCGTGTCATAAACTTAACCGCTAAAGGCTCAGAGGGCACCATGGAAGCCGCTGCAACTGCCTCCTGCTTTGGTGCATCCGCATTAGCCGCCGCTTTGGGTCTGTCCCCAATTGTGGGCGCCTTCGCTGCGGGTATGGCTGTCGCCAGCTCTAATGCCATCGAGAAAATTCGTGACTACACCCGAAAAATAAGTGTCGTCTTCTCACCTGTGTTTTTTGCGTTGGCAGGTGCCCAATTTGACGTAAGTAGTTTCCTCACCACGGACTTGTTCTTCTATGGCTTCTTCATAACCATAGTTGTGGTTGCAATTATCAGCAAAGTAGTTGGCTGCGGATTGCCCGCCGCGTTCTTCCTTAAGAACCGTTCTAAAGGCGCCAAGGTGGGTTACGGCATGATTTCTCGCGGTGAAGTAGGCTTAATTGTTGCTGGTGTGGCAATTTCTGCAGGTGCTATAACTCAGAGTACTTACGCTGCGATTTTGGGTATGATTATGATTACTACGATTTTGGCGCCGCTTTTGCTACGTCGCAGCTACGATAAGGAGCCGCCTGAAGAGGAAACTTGCAAATCAGACGACCCCACTAGTCGACCCGACTATATCCCAACCTACCCCTTAGACTTCCACGAGTAG